A region from the Mycobacterium heidelbergense genome encodes:
- a CDS encoding TetR/AcrR family transcriptional regulator yields the protein MFAARPLAPNTVTPLTTSRVTAAVERALDDRQREATEEVERILAAAVRVMERAAPEPPRVSDIVAEAGSSNKAFYRYFAGKDDLILAVMERGVAIVMSYLQHQMAKESTPRGKIARWIEGTLAQVTDPHLVSKSRAAAGQMSAGANWRAADREMLRPLRDLLIEPVTALGGADVDRDVEAVFCCTTATMRRYVGSADRPGPDDIAHVVRFCLAGLGVN from the coding sequence ATGTTCGCCGCGCGGCCGCTCGCGCCAAATACGGTGACCCCGTTGACCACTAGCAGAGTCACCGCGGCCGTCGAGCGGGCGCTCGACGACCGGCAGCGGGAGGCCACCGAGGAGGTCGAGCGCATCCTGGCCGCCGCGGTGCGGGTGATGGAACGGGCCGCGCCCGAACCTCCTCGCGTCAGCGACATCGTCGCCGAGGCCGGCTCGTCGAATAAGGCGTTCTACCGATACTTCGCCGGCAAGGACGATCTCATCCTGGCGGTGATGGAACGTGGGGTGGCGATCGTCATGTCCTACCTTCAGCATCAGATGGCCAAGGAATCCACGCCGCGGGGCAAGATCGCGCGCTGGATCGAGGGCACGCTGGCTCAAGTCACCGATCCGCACCTGGTCAGCAAAAGCCGTGCGGCGGCCGGACAAATGTCGGCCGGCGCCAATTGGCGAGCGGCCGACCGGGAAATGCTGCGGCCGCTGCGGGACCTGCTGATCGAGCCGGTCACCGCGCTGGGCGGCGCCGATGTTGATCGCGACGTCGAGGCGGTGTTTTGCTGCACAACCGCAACGATGCGGCGATACGTGGGTTCGGCCGACCGGCCCGGCCCCGACGACATCGCACACGTGGTGCGGTTCTGTTTAGCTGGGCTGGGAGTCAATTGA
- a CDS encoding phosphotransferase family protein, whose amino-acid sequence MTTAGETQLDQGVLGRWLDANGAPGSGEEPVLEQLKGGSQNTLYLIARGSERMVLRMPGARADAARIDGLLREIRLVRALSGTDVPHAALIAADDTGTVLGMPFYVMRAIDGWSPMDGGWQAPFNTDLDARRELAFQLVEGAAKLGRVDWRAQGLDGFGRPDGFHDRQVDRWLSFLDAYKVRDLPGLDEASDWLRRNRPAHYKPGIMHGDYQFANVMFAHGGPARLAAIVDWEMTTVGDPLLDLAWALLGYDGENPRDDGFYLDMRGMPTRSELLEHYEKISGLSTENIDYYLVLANWKLGIVLEKTYATGVRTGKVDPKIKDAFGAMIPQLIATAAELARSSKGN is encoded by the coding sequence ATGACGACTGCCGGTGAAACCCAGCTGGACCAGGGTGTTCTTGGTCGATGGCTGGACGCGAACGGCGCCCCGGGAAGCGGCGAAGAGCCGGTCCTGGAGCAGCTCAAGGGCGGTTCGCAGAACACGCTGTATCTGATTGCGCGCGGGTCGGAGCGCATGGTGCTGCGGATGCCCGGCGCTCGCGCCGACGCGGCCCGCATCGACGGCCTGCTGCGCGAGATCCGGCTGGTACGGGCCCTGTCGGGTACCGATGTGCCGCACGCGGCGCTCATCGCCGCCGACGACACCGGCACCGTGCTGGGCATGCCGTTCTACGTGATGCGGGCCATCGACGGGTGGAGCCCGATGGACGGCGGCTGGCAGGCGCCTTTCAACACCGACCTGGACGCGCGACGTGAGCTGGCGTTTCAGCTCGTCGAGGGCGCCGCCAAGCTGGGCCGGGTGGATTGGCGCGCCCAAGGACTCGACGGCTTCGGCCGCCCCGACGGATTCCACGATCGCCAGGTCGATCGCTGGCTGTCGTTTCTGGACGCCTACAAGGTGCGCGATCTCCCCGGCCTGGACGAGGCTTCCGACTGGTTGCGCCGTAACCGGCCCGCGCACTACAAGCCGGGAATCATGCACGGCGACTATCAGTTCGCCAACGTGATGTTCGCCCACGGTGGGCCGGCCCGGCTGGCCGCGATCGTGGACTGGGAGATGACGACGGTCGGCGATCCGCTGCTGGATCTCGCCTGGGCGCTGCTGGGCTATGACGGTGAAAATCCCCGCGACGACGGGTTTTATCTGGACATGCGCGGCATGCCCACTCGCAGCGAATTGCTGGAGCACTACGAGAAAATCAGCGGGCTCTCCACCGAGAACATCGACTACTACCTGGTGCTGGCCAACTGGAAGCTCGGCATCGTGCTGGAGAAGACCTACGCCACGGGCGTGCGCACCGGGAAGGTCGACCCCAAGATCAAGGACGCCTTCGGCGCGATGATTCCGCAGCTGATCGCCACGGCGGCCGAGCTAGCGCGTTCCAGCAAGGGGAACTGA
- a CDS encoding class I SAM-dependent methyltransferase, translating into MNQPNMDWDASYQREAPPPWSIGQPQPELAALIEQGKVRSDVLDSGCGHAALSLALAARGYTVVGLDASATAIEAAAASAAAQGLTTATFATADVTNFRGYDGRFATILDSGLFHALPPEKRHDYLESIFLAAAPGAALYILAFAAGALGNEGDRPGPRGFTETELHEAVSSLWRVDDLRPAKVYGNADAVADSPLANAEYDDEGHFIVPGFLLSAHKPA; encoded by the coding sequence ATGAACCAGCCGAACATGGATTGGGACGCCTCATACCAACGGGAAGCACCACCTCCATGGAGCATCGGCCAGCCGCAGCCCGAACTCGCAGCTCTCATCGAACAGGGCAAGGTCCGCAGCGATGTGCTGGATTCCGGCTGCGGCCACGCCGCCCTATCGCTGGCGCTCGCGGCCCGCGGCTACACGGTGGTCGGCCTGGACGCCAGCGCAACGGCGATCGAGGCCGCGGCCGCGTCGGCCGCCGCACAGGGACTGACGACGGCAACGTTCGCGACGGCCGACGTCACCAACTTCCGCGGCTACGACGGTCGCTTCGCCACCATCCTGGACAGCGGGCTGTTCCACGCACTGCCGCCGGAGAAACGCCACGACTACCTGGAGTCGATCTTTTTGGCCGCCGCGCCGGGCGCGGCTCTGTACATCCTGGCCTTTGCCGCCGGCGCGCTGGGCAACGAAGGCGACCGGCCCGGCCCGCGCGGCTTCACCGAAACCGAGCTGCACGAAGCAGTTTCGTCGCTCTGGCGGGTCGACGACCTGCGCCCCGCCAAGGTCTACGGCAACGCCGATGCGGTTGCCGATAGTCCACTGGCGAACGCCGAATACGACGACGAGGGCCACTTCATCGTGCCGGGATTCCTGCTCAGCGCGCACAAGCCTGCGTAA
- a CDS encoding SDR family NAD(P)-dependent oxidoreductase → MGYADELFDLTDRVILITGGSRGLGREMAFAAAHCGADLVIASRNMDNCVTTAKEIETETSRSAMPYQVHVGRWDQLDGLVDATYERFGKVDTLINNAGMSPLYDKLTDVTEKLFDAVVNLNLKGPFRLSALVGERMVVAGRGSIINVSSTGSLRPNGGIIPYAAAKAGLNAMTEGLAQAFGPTVRVNTLMAGPYLTDVSKAWNLDPDAGGNNFSHLSLQRAGDPREIVGAALFLASDASSFTTGSILRADGGIP, encoded by the coding sequence ATGGGTTATGCGGACGAGCTTTTCGATCTGACCGATCGGGTGATCCTGATCACCGGCGGCAGCCGCGGCCTGGGACGCGAAATGGCGTTCGCCGCCGCGCACTGCGGCGCCGACCTGGTGATCGCCAGCCGCAACATGGACAACTGCGTGACCACCGCCAAGGAAATCGAGACCGAGACCAGCCGCTCCGCCATGCCCTATCAGGTGCACGTGGGACGCTGGGATCAGCTGGACGGATTGGTCGATGCCACCTACGAGCGGTTCGGCAAGGTGGACACCTTGATCAACAACGCGGGCATGTCGCCGCTTTACGACAAGCTGACCGACGTCACCGAGAAGCTGTTCGACGCGGTGGTCAACCTGAATCTCAAGGGGCCCTTCCGGTTATCGGCGTTGGTGGGCGAGCGGATGGTGGTCGCCGGCCGCGGGTCCATCATCAACGTGAGTTCCACCGGGTCGCTACGTCCCAACGGCGGCATCATTCCCTACGCCGCGGCCAAGGCCGGGCTCAACGCCATGACCGAGGGGCTGGCACAGGCGTTCGGACCGACGGTGCGGGTAAACACGCTGATGGCTGGGCCCTACCTGACCGACGTCAGCAAGGCCTGGAACCTCGACCCCGACGCTGGAGGCAACAATTTCAGCCACCTTTCGTTGCAACGCGCCGGCGACCCGCGTGAAATTGTTGGCGCCGCGCTGTTCCTGGCTTCCGACGCGTCCAGTTTCACGACCGGTTCGATCCTGCGTGCCGACGGCGGGATTCCCTGA
- a CDS encoding alkyl/aryl-sulfatase: protein MPVEHKPPTAVIESAHREHALPFHDTVDFDNADRGFIAALSPCVIKAADGRVVWDNDAYSFLGGDAPASVHPSLWRQSTLAAKQGLYEVVPGIYQVRGLDISNITFVEGDTGIIVIDPLISTEVAAAALDLYRAHRGGDRPVVAVIYTHSHVDHFGGVLGVTSQAEVDAGAVAVLAPEGFTAHAVQENVYAGPAMLRRATYMYGSMLARGPLGHVGCGLGQAASAGEVAMIVPTVDVRTTGEKHTIDGVEIEFQMAPGTEAPAEMHFYFPRFRALCMAENATHNLHNLLTLRGALVRDPRAWSGYLTEAIDAFARRADVVFASHHWPTWGRDAIVEYLSLQRDMYAYLHDQTLRLLNRGYTGVEIAEMFEMPPALERAWHTRGYYGSISHNVKAVYQRYMGWFDGNPARLWPQPPEALAPRYVDAMGGIDRVVELAREAFASGDFRWAATLLDHAIFTDSEHAAARALYADTLEQLAYGAENATWRNFFMSGAAELRDGNFGTAGQVASPTMLSQLTPEQIFDSLAIRVNGPRAWDLDLAVDLTFADSATNYRIALRNGVLVHREAPADPATATVTVRLDSKFRLLAVATGDFAAPGLDIFGDRAALQALLGVLDEPDPNFNIVTP, encoded by the coding sequence TTGCCGGTGGAACACAAACCCCCTACTGCGGTCATCGAGTCGGCCCATCGCGAACACGCGCTGCCCTTCCACGACACGGTGGATTTCGACAATGCCGATCGTGGATTTATAGCGGCCCTGTCCCCGTGCGTCATCAAGGCGGCCGACGGTCGCGTGGTGTGGGACAACGACGCCTACTCGTTTTTAGGCGGCGACGCGCCGGCGTCGGTGCACCCGAGCCTGTGGCGCCAATCGACCCTGGCCGCCAAGCAAGGCCTCTACGAGGTGGTGCCGGGCATTTATCAGGTCCGCGGCCTCGACATCTCCAACATCACCTTCGTCGAGGGCGACACCGGCATCATCGTCATCGACCCGCTGATTTCCACCGAGGTGGCGGCCGCCGCGCTGGACCTGTATCGCGCCCACCGCGGTGGTGACCGCCCCGTCGTCGCGGTGATCTACACCCACAGCCACGTCGACCACTTCGGTGGCGTGCTTGGGGTGACCTCGCAGGCCGAGGTGGACGCCGGCGCGGTGGCCGTGCTGGCGCCGGAAGGTTTTACCGCGCATGCCGTTCAGGAGAACGTCTATGCGGGCCCGGCGATGCTGCGCCGCGCGACATACATGTATGGCTCGATGCTGGCGCGCGGGCCCCTGGGCCATGTCGGCTGCGGGCTTGGCCAGGCCGCGTCCGCCGGCGAGGTGGCGATGATCGTCCCGACCGTCGACGTCCGAACGACCGGGGAGAAGCACACCATCGACGGCGTGGAGATCGAGTTCCAGATGGCGCCGGGCACCGAGGCTCCAGCCGAAATGCACTTCTATTTCCCGCGTTTCCGCGCTTTGTGCATGGCCGAGAACGCCACCCACAATCTGCACAACCTGTTGACCCTGCGGGGCGCGCTGGTGCGTGACCCGCGCGCCTGGTCTGGCTACCTGACCGAGGCCATCGACGCCTTCGCCCGGCGCGCCGACGTGGTGTTCGCCTCTCACCACTGGCCAACCTGGGGACGAGACGCCATCGTGGAATACCTGTCGCTGCAACGCGATATGTACGCCTACCTGCACGACCAGACGCTGCGGCTGCTCAACCGGGGCTACACCGGCGTGGAGATCGCCGAGATGTTCGAGATGCCGCCCGCGTTGGAACGGGCCTGGCACACCCGCGGGTATTACGGGTCGATCAGTCACAACGTCAAGGCGGTCTACCAACGCTACATGGGTTGGTTCGACGGCAACCCGGCTCGCCTGTGGCCCCAACCCCCGGAAGCCCTCGCCCCCCGCTACGTCGACGCGATGGGCGGGATCGACCGGGTCGTCGAACTCGCCCGGGAGGCATTTGCTTCCGGTGACTTCCGTTGGGCCGCGACGCTGCTCGACCACGCGATCTTCACCGACAGCGAGCACGCCGCGGCACGCGCGCTGTACGCGGATACCCTCGAGCAGCTGGCCTACGGTGCCGAGAACGCGACGTGGCGCAACTTCTTCATGAGCGGGGCGGCCGAATTGCGCGACGGCAACTTCGGCACCGCGGGCCAAGTCGCCTCCCCGACAATGCTTTCCCAGCTGACGCCGGAGCAGATCTTCGACAGCCTCGCCATCCGCGTCAACGGGCCCCGCGCCTGGGACCTCGACCTCGCCGTCGACCTCACCTTCGCCGATTCGGCGACCAACTACCGGATCGCCCTGCGCAACGGCGTGCTCGTCCACCGCGAGGCGCCGGCCGACCCCGCGACGGCGACCGTTACGGTGAGGCTGGACAGCAAGTTTCGCCTGCTCGCGGTGGCGACGGGTGACTTCGCCGCGCCAGGGCTGGATATCTTCGGTGACCGGGCGGCGCTGCAGGCCCTGCTCGGTGTGCTCGACGAACCGGACCCGAATTTCAACATCGTCACCCCGTAG
- a CDS encoding acyl-CoA dehydrogenase family protein: MSWDFSTEPEFEKKLDWIREFVREEVEPLEVLFPGCEFLPLNDERRRIVDPLKQQVRDNGLWAPHLGPELGGQGFGAVKLTLINEILGRSPWAPIAFGTQAPDTGNAEIIARFGTQDQKDRYLAGLLSGEIFSCFSMTEPQGGADPRVFTTRAVRDGDDWVITGRKYFSSNATVASFFIVVAITDPDVPVHRGASTFLIPAGTPGLIVAATHHLVGADPHEPGHSLVHYDDVRVGSDALLGEPGQGFLILQTRLAGGRLHHAMRSIGMAQRAVEMMSRRAKSRFTQGSSLADKQLVQEFVADSYTELTPFRLTVLHAAWLIDNGDERAARAEIAACKILASQVLKSIALRAIQVHGALGLTNQLPLVNVLLGGIALGLADGPTEAHKVNLARTLLKEYEAEDAEWPSELLDVRRAAARAKYGDPVDH; the protein is encoded by the coding sequence ATGTCTTGGGACTTTTCCACCGAACCGGAGTTCGAGAAGAAGCTGGACTGGATCCGCGAGTTTGTGCGCGAGGAAGTGGAACCGCTCGAGGTGCTGTTCCCGGGCTGCGAATTCCTGCCGCTGAACGACGAGCGCCGACGGATCGTCGATCCACTCAAGCAGCAGGTCCGCGACAACGGCTTGTGGGCACCGCATCTGGGCCCCGAGCTCGGCGGGCAGGGCTTCGGTGCGGTCAAGCTGACATTGATCAACGAGATCCTGGGCCGCAGCCCGTGGGCGCCGATCGCCTTCGGAACACAAGCACCCGACACCGGCAATGCGGAGATCATCGCCCGCTTCGGCACCCAGGACCAGAAGGACCGTTACCTGGCCGGCCTGCTGTCCGGGGAGATCTTTTCCTGCTTCTCGATGACGGAACCGCAAGGCGGCGCCGATCCGCGAGTGTTCACCACCCGCGCGGTCCGGGACGGTGACGACTGGGTCATCACCGGGCGAAAGTACTTCTCCTCCAACGCCACTGTCGCGTCGTTCTTCATCGTCGTGGCCATCACCGATCCCGATGTGCCCGTCCATCGCGGCGCGTCGACCTTCCTGATCCCGGCCGGAACACCGGGCCTGATCGTGGCAGCCACTCACCATCTGGTCGGCGCGGATCCGCACGAACCCGGGCATTCCCTGGTGCACTACGACGACGTGCGGGTGGGATCGGACGCGTTGCTCGGCGAACCCGGTCAGGGCTTCCTGATCTTGCAGACCCGACTGGCCGGCGGTCGGCTGCATCACGCGATGCGGTCCATCGGAATGGCGCAGCGCGCCGTCGAGATGATGTCGCGCCGTGCGAAAAGCCGTTTCACCCAAGGCAGTTCGCTGGCCGATAAGCAGTTGGTGCAAGAGTTCGTAGCCGACTCTTACACCGAGCTGACACCGTTTCGGCTGACCGTGCTGCACGCCGCGTGGCTGATCGACAATGGCGACGAGCGAGCCGCCCGCGCCGAGATCGCAGCATGCAAGATCCTCGCGTCACAAGTACTCAAATCGATTGCGTTACGCGCGATCCAGGTACACGGCGCGCTCGGGCTCACCAACCAGCTGCCACTGGTCAACGTACTACTCGGCGGCATCGCGCTCGGTCTGGCCGACGGGCCGACCGAAGCGCACAAGGTCAACCTGGCTCGGACACTCCTCAAGGAGTACGAGGCCGAAGACGCCGAGTGGCCCAGCGAATTGCTGGATGTTCGCCGCGCGGCCGCTCGCGCCAAATACGGTGACCCCGTTGACCACTAG
- a CDS encoding histidine phosphatase family protein codes for MQVLLVRHALPLRSQHGEGSDPDLSEEGVAQVERLPGALARFPVSRVVSSPQRRAIQTAEPVAAAFELAVEVDDRFAEYDRDLPVYIPVEQIREENPREWARLAQGQLPSAVDEHAFRARVRAAVEDLIAAADPEDTVAVFSHGGVINLLLHEILGTARLLSFPVDYASVTRLLYSRSGQATVAGVNAVEHVWDLLPRNQRW; via the coding sequence ATGCAAGTGCTTCTGGTCCGGCATGCGTTGCCGCTGCGCAGCCAACACGGCGAGGGCTCCGACCCGGACCTGTCGGAAGAAGGTGTGGCGCAGGTCGAACGGCTGCCCGGCGCACTCGCCAGGTTTCCCGTCTCCCGGGTCGTGAGCAGTCCACAGCGCCGTGCCATCCAAACCGCTGAACCGGTCGCGGCGGCATTCGAGCTAGCTGTCGAGGTCGACGACCGGTTCGCCGAATATGACCGCGACCTTCCGGTGTATATCCCGGTCGAGCAGATCCGTGAGGAAAACCCGCGGGAGTGGGCGCGATTGGCCCAGGGGCAACTGCCCAGTGCGGTCGACGAACATGCTTTCCGGGCACGTGTCCGCGCCGCGGTGGAGGACCTTATCGCTGCCGCCGACCCCGAGGACACGGTTGCGGTGTTCAGCCACGGCGGAGTGATCAACCTGCTACTGCACGAGATTCTGGGGACGGCCCGGTTGTTGTCCTTTCCCGTGGACTACGCGTCGGTGACCCGCCTGCTGTACTCGCGCTCCGGCCAGGCGACAGTGGCGGGGGTCAACGCGGTCGAACACGTGTGGGACCTGTTGCCGCGTAATCAGCGGTGGTGA
- a CDS encoding NADPH:quinone oxidoreductase family protein, giving the protein MRAVVCRSYGAPEDLVIDDIAEPVPGPGQVLVRVHAAAVNFPDVLLIAGKYQVKIPVPFTPGSELAGEVVAVGEGAPFRLGQRVFATTPTGAFAERALLDAGSAALIPDGVDFASAAAFGVTYRTAYHALRSIAEVAQGDWVVVLGAAGGVGLAAVDLAVTMKARVLAAASGPGKLELCRQRGAEATVDYSREDLKSRIRELTGDAARVILDPVGGPYAEPALRGLARGGTFVTLGYASGTIPSIPLNLVLLKGITIQGMEIRTFMSDRPDDAVRDVAELSRMFADGTVRPYIGARFPLSETPAALRQVAERKVLGKVVIDVAP; this is encoded by the coding sequence ATGCGTGCGGTGGTCTGCCGTTCGTACGGTGCGCCGGAGGACCTGGTCATCGACGACATTGCCGAGCCCGTCCCGGGTCCCGGCCAGGTGCTGGTGCGGGTGCACGCCGCGGCCGTCAACTTCCCCGATGTGCTGCTCATCGCCGGCAAGTACCAAGTCAAGATTCCGGTCCCGTTCACCCCGGGCAGCGAACTGGCGGGTGAGGTGGTCGCGGTCGGTGAAGGCGCGCCGTTTCGTTTGGGCCAACGGGTCTTCGCCACCACCCCGACCGGGGCATTCGCCGAGCGGGCCCTGCTCGACGCGGGATCGGCGGCGCTCATACCCGACGGCGTCGACTTCGCCTCAGCCGCGGCGTTCGGCGTCACCTACCGCACCGCCTACCACGCGCTGCGATCGATCGCCGAAGTCGCGCAAGGGGACTGGGTGGTCGTCCTGGGCGCCGCAGGCGGGGTGGGTCTGGCCGCCGTCGACCTGGCGGTGACCATGAAGGCTCGGGTGCTGGCCGCTGCGTCCGGTCCGGGAAAGCTTGAGCTGTGCCGGCAGCGTGGCGCCGAGGCCACCGTCGACTACAGCCGGGAGGACCTGAAGTCGCGCATCCGGGAGCTCACCGGCGACGCGGCCCGGGTGATCCTCGACCCGGTTGGCGGGCCGTATGCGGAGCCCGCGCTGCGCGGCCTGGCCCGCGGCGGAACCTTCGTCACGCTCGGCTACGCCTCCGGCACCATCCCGTCCATCCCGCTCAATCTGGTTCTGCTCAAGGGAATCACGATCCAGGGCATGGAGATCCGTACCTTCATGAGCGATCGGCCCGACGACGCCGTGCGCGACGTGGCCGAGCTGTCGCGGATGTTCGCCGACGGCACGGTCCGGCCCTACATCGGCGCGCGTTTCCCCTTGTCCGAAACGCCGGCGGCGCTGCGGCAGGTGGCCGAACGCAAGGTGCTGGGCAAGGTGGTCATCGACGTCGCGCCCTAG